A region of the Cricetulus griseus strain 17A/GY chromosome 7, alternate assembly CriGri-PICRH-1.0, whole genome shotgun sequence genome:
acttctttctccttctgtctcttgGGTTATCAATACTTCACTTTCCCGTCTTTTAAATCTGCAGCCCCCTTTCCTAAAGCTGTCCCTCACCACCTGCTATTTAGCTACCACTCACCGTTCCATGTGCCCTCCGATCTCCCTCCCTGTGTCCTCATTCCCTCCTCTCTCAAGAGAAGTAGGGGTCAACTCATGCCTGGTACACTTGAAAGCAGctgagagaatttttttttttctgcaggagGAAAGGGTGGGGCAGTGCTAAAAGGCTGACTTTGCCTTTAGGAGGAAAacgtttgctttgttttatgctACTGACATGCCAATaaacagtgttttgtttgtttctcagggTCATGGCAGAGGAGTTCTGGAATCATTCCTCCCTACTCAGCTTTACCCTTTCGGGCCTGTTCAGCCACTCACCTTAtgactctttcttcttctctctggtTCTTCTGGCCTTTGGGGCTGCTGTTTTTGGCAACATCCTCCTCCTGACGCTCATCCAGGCTGACAGACGCTTGCACACACctatgtacttcttcctcagccaGCTCTCCATCATGGACTTGACAATGACATGCACAGTGGTGCCCAAGATGGCAGCCAACTTTCTCTCAGGCAGGAAGTTCATCTCCCTGGCAGGCTGTGCATCTCAGATCTTCCTCGTGGTCATGGTAGGAGGAGCTGAGTGCTTCCTCTTGGCTGTCATGGCCTATGACAGGTACATGGCAGTCTGCTACCCGCTGAGGTACCCAGTGCTCATGAACTGGAAGGCTTGCTCTTTTCTGGCCATGGCATCCTGGATGGGTGGGATGGCAGACAGTGTGATTGATGTGGGGATGGTCTTCAGCTTCCCCTACTGTGGATCTCTAGAGGTGGACCACTTCTTCTGTGAGGTCCCGGCCCTGTTGCGCCTCTCCTGTGCAGACACCTCACTATTTGAGGACCTCATCTATGCATGCTGTgtggtgatgctgctgctgcCTCTTGGGGTCATTGTTGCTTCCTATGCTCGGGTCCTCACAGCTGTGATTAGAATGCCCTCCACTGAGGGGAAACAGAAGGCTCTCACCACTTGCTCTTCCCACCTGGCTGTGGTGGGACTCTACTACGGGGGAGCCATATTTAGCTACATGCAGCGGGCCTCCGCTAGGACACCAACGGGAGAGAGAGCCACCTCCCTCTTCTACACTATCCTCACTCCAGTGTTCAATCCACTCATTTACAGCCTGAGGAACAGGGAGGTAACCAGTGCCCTGAGGAAGATGCTGAGGAGGTGGAGCGTGTAGGCAAGCCCACCCCTCACCTTATTCCAGTGTCTTATCTGTTCCTTCCTCTGTCTGGGATTCCCTGTCCATCCCATTTTTCCTCTATGCCTTTTTGTGGCTTCTCTGGCTAGGTAGGATTAGGCTGTGATCTGAGAGTAATCTGCAAACACATAGAACTCCTGAAAGGAGGATGATTGAGTAACAGATGGCTCTTGTTACCGTCACATGACCCTTTCCTCCTCTGAGAACCACTGTTTGGAGAATTCAAAGTCCATAGTGAAGTCAAGAACCAGCAGAAACCCTGTTTATGTCTTCCGGAGGTTGGCAGGCACAGCCTTCCCTCTAGGCTGCATATtaagctggggatgtggctcagttggtagagtgcttgcctgacatgcaCAAAGCCCATGATTCCTTTCCCAGAAGATGAACCAGACATGTTAGCCCATGCCTTATAATCCTTTCTCTTGGGAGGAGGaccagaatttcaaggtcatacttagctacacattgagttccaaGCCCAAGTCATGAACTGGCcctgttaaacacacacacacacacacacacacacacacacacacacacacacacggaaacaaCAGTGAACCAAGACTGGACACCTATTTACAACTCATTTGCCTATCAAAATGTGATACAGAAAGCTTGGTTTTTTAAGAATCGATTAACTTTGGGCAAGGTCACTTGTCTGTGGATTTTACATTCTTCATCTGTACAACCGTGGTTGTTGGTAAAAACcacacccaaagtttcttggcaTTCACTAATAACTAATTGAGTTTTGTGAAACTCCATTTGTATGTATCTCATTACTAGGAAATATAGTTTTGTGTCTTTCTACAATCAtacttcagttttttttctattaaaagatGGAGTGTCAGTGTGCTGCCTAGGCTGACCAGGGCTCAAGCTTTGTTTGAAGTCATTGGGACCAATACTGGACAGTAGGACCTTGTAACATAACAACAATGGAAATGAGACCAAGTCATACATCACAAACAAGACAGGCAAATTGTGTTGCAACATGACTGGCTGGCTTTAACTACAGTTAAAGAGAGAGCTCtgacaacaattaataaatgggacctcctgaaactgagaggcttctgtaaagcaaagaatacagtcaacaagacaaaatagctccctacagaatgggaaaagatctttaccaaccccacatctgacagagggctgatatccaaaatatacaaagaactcaagaaactagacatcaaactaacaaataatccaattaaaaatggggtacagatctaaacagagaattctaaaCAAAACAGTCTCAAATGAtggaagaca
Encoded here:
- the LOC100764469 gene encoding olfactory receptor 2M4, with the protein product MAEEFWNHSSLLSFTLSGLFSHSPYDSFFFSLVLLAFGAAVFGNILLLTLIQADRRLHTPMYFFLSQLSIMDLTMTCTVVPKMAANFLSGRKFISLAGCASQIFLVVMVGGAECFLLAVMAYDRYMAVCYPLRYPVLMNWKACSFLAMASWMGGMADSVIDVGMVFSFPYCGSLEVDHFFCEVPALLRLSCADTSLFEDLIYACCVVMLLLPLGVIVASYARVLTAVIRMPSTEGKQKALTTCSSHLAVVGLYYGGAIFSYMQRASARTPTGERATSLFYTILTPVFNPLIYSLRNREVTSALRKMLRRWSV